One region of Mangifera indica cultivar Alphonso chromosome 3, CATAS_Mindica_2.1, whole genome shotgun sequence genomic DNA includes:
- the LOC123210922 gene encoding fasciclin-like arabinogalactan protein 14, whose amino-acid sequence MSSSYSTSALALLLFFLFISSLHAFNITEILQERSEFSTFNDLLSKYKIAGQINRRKTITVLAVDNGAASYLSNLSEDEAKAKLSLHVILDYYGIRKLVGLKKSTLLTTLYQTSGEAGGDNEGFINVTVLRSGDVAFGPGAPDSVLNSNLMKSVYSQPYDLSVLQVSSVIGSSNSTAPSFAPLSAPTRAPPPPEAEAPADEESPAEAPSEETSPSDAPAPSPDDSSPLEATSPTDDDSPPAADDYEEGSASGTAPGVASFMVTVFWALLMLVVR is encoded by the coding sequence ATGTCTTCTTCTTACTCAACATCAGCTCTAGctctccttctcttttttctcttcatttcttCCTTGCATGCTTTCAACATCACAGAAATCCTCCAAGAGCGCTCAGAATTCTCCACCTTCAATGACCTACTATCTAAATACAAAATTGCAGGCCAAATAAACAGGCGCAAGACCATCACCGTCCTCGCCGTCGACAATGGCGCCGCCTCCTACCTATCCAACTTGTCCGAGGACGAGGCCAAGGCAAAATTGAGCCTCCACGTCATTCTCGATTATTACGGCATTAGAAAGCTCGTGGGATTAAAAAAATCCACCTTACTTACCACACTTTACCAGACCAGCGGCGAAGCTGGGGGAGACAATGAAGGGTTCATAAACGTCACCGTTTTGCGCTCTGGAGACGTCGCATTTGGTCCGGGTGCTCCGGACTCGGTTCTTAACTCTAATTTAATGAAGTCAGTATATTCTCAACCGTATGATCTATCAGTATTGCAAGTAAGCAGTGTAATAGGCTCTTCAAATTCAACAGCGCCTTCGTTTGCGCCATTGAGTGCTCCAACAAGGGCTCCACCGCCACCTGAGGCCGAAGCACCTGCCGATGAAGAATCGCCTGCGGAGGCGCCTTCTGAAGAAACGTCGCCTTCGGATGCTCCAGCTCCCTCCCCGGATGACTCATCGCCACTGGAAGCAACTTCTCCCACCGACGACGACAGTCCTCCGGCTGCGGACGATTATGAAGAGGGGTCTGCATCAGGAACAGCACCTGGTGTAGCCAGTTTTATGGTGACGGTTTTTTGGGCTCTCCTTATGTTGGTGGTGCGATAG